One genomic region from Conexibacter woesei Iso977N encodes:
- a CDS encoding chaperone modulator CbpM has translation MTTTVLEVRAVAVAREPAIERLARESGLHPDVVRRLVGLGLVRPTYSPAAPALLAQAARLRRDLGLDYSAAVLVCELLARIDDLQAQLNRSRPR, from the coding sequence ATGACCACGACCGTCCTCGAGGTCCGCGCCGTGGCCGTCGCGCGGGAGCCCGCGATCGAGCGGCTCGCGCGCGAGTCCGGCCTGCACCCCGACGTCGTGCGCCGGCTCGTCGGCCTCGGGCTCGTCCGCCCCACCTACTCCCCCGCCGCGCCGGCGCTGCTGGCTCAGGCGGCGCGCCTGCGCCGCGACCTCGGCCTCGACTACTCCGCCGCCGTGCTGGTCTGCGAGCTGCTGGCGCGCATCGACGACCTCCAAGCGCAACTGAACCGCTCCCGTCCGAGGTGA
- a CDS encoding DnaJ C-terminal domain-containing protein, whose translation MAVGYRDYYEVLGVPRGASADEIRSAYRRLARENHPDVSKDQDASARFSEISEAYEVLRDPEKRAQYDRLGRDWRAGQDVSGTDGFRGRDGGDVRFDFGTGGDADFSDFFESLFGGGRATSRGGRRRQRPGSGGDGFALRGGDHEATIELTLEEAARGGRRRFTLDDGRDYEVTIPPGVRDGQRIRLAGEGAPGVGGGPSGDLFLRVRLRPHPRFRVDGRDLEVDLPVAPWEAALGARVPVPTLDGDATVKVPGGSSSGRRLRLAGQGMPGPGGERGDLYAIVKIVVQRRLRRDEKRAYQQLAEASERFDPRSAAA comes from the coding sequence ATGGCCGTCGGCTACCGCGACTACTACGAGGTGCTCGGCGTGCCGCGCGGGGCGAGCGCCGACGAGATCCGCAGCGCCTACCGCCGCCTCGCGCGCGAGAACCATCCCGACGTCAGCAAGGACCAGGACGCGTCGGCGCGCTTCAGCGAGATCTCCGAGGCCTACGAGGTCCTGCGCGATCCCGAGAAGCGCGCCCAGTACGACCGGCTCGGGCGCGACTGGCGCGCGGGCCAGGACGTCAGCGGCACCGACGGGTTCCGGGGCCGCGACGGTGGCGACGTCCGCTTCGACTTCGGGACCGGCGGCGACGCCGACTTCAGCGACTTCTTCGAGAGCCTGTTCGGCGGCGGCCGTGCCACCTCCCGCGGCGGCCGCCGCCGGCAGCGACCCGGAAGCGGCGGCGACGGGTTCGCGCTGCGCGGCGGCGACCACGAGGCCACGATCGAGCTGACGCTGGAGGAGGCCGCGCGCGGCGGCAGGCGCCGCTTCACGCTCGACGACGGCCGCGACTACGAGGTCACGATCCCGCCCGGCGTGCGCGACGGCCAGCGCATCCGGCTCGCGGGCGAGGGTGCGCCGGGCGTCGGCGGCGGGCCCAGCGGCGACCTCTTCCTGCGCGTGCGCCTGCGCCCGCACCCGCGCTTCCGGGTCGACGGCCGCGACCTCGAGGTCGACCTGCCGGTCGCGCCGTGGGAAGCGGCGCTCGGCGCCAGGGTCCCGGTGCCGACGCTCGACGGCGACGCGACGGTCAAGGTCCCGGGCGGCTCGTCCAGCGGGCGCCGCCTGCGGCTTGCCGGCCAGGGCATGCCCGGCCCGGGCGGTGAGCGGGGCGACCTGTACGCGATCGTCAAGATCGTCGTCCAGAGGAGGCTCAGGCGCGACGAGAAGCGGGCCTACCAGCAGCTCGCCGAGGCGTCGGAGCGGTTCGACCCGCGGAGCGCGGCAGCATGA
- a CDS encoding nucleotide exchange factor GrpE: MSEQQEHPPETAELEAEVARLDDRFRRARADLDNYRKRTARDVDRLVAERTDALIGDWLEVADSVDRALAIDGEGAVGDGLRAVADQIAATLARQGVERAGAAGEAFDPERHEAVDVRAATDRPDGTIVEVVRPGYVRGGRVLRPALVAVAQRPRDDGAA; the protein is encoded by the coding sequence GTGAGTGAGCAGCAGGAGCACCCGCCCGAGACCGCCGAGCTCGAGGCCGAGGTCGCGCGCCTGGACGACCGGTTCAGGCGCGCGCGAGCCGACCTGGACAACTACCGCAAGCGCACCGCCAGGGACGTCGACCGGCTGGTCGCCGAGCGCACCGACGCGCTGATCGGCGACTGGCTGGAGGTCGCCGACAGCGTCGATCGCGCCCTGGCGATCGACGGCGAGGGCGCGGTCGGCGACGGGCTGCGCGCGGTGGCCGACCAGATCGCGGCCACGCTCGCGCGCCAGGGCGTCGAGCGGGCCGGCGCGGCGGGCGAGGCGTTCGACCCCGAGCGCCACGAGGCCGTGGACGTCCGGGCCGCGACCGACCGGCCCGACGGCACGATCGTCGAGGTGGTCCGGCCCGGCTACGTACGCGGCGGCCGCGTGCTGCGCCCCGCGCTCGTGGCGGTGGCGCAGCGACCGCGCGACGACGGCGCCGCGTGA